A genomic window from Silene latifolia isolate original U9 population chromosome 11, ASM4854445v1, whole genome shotgun sequence includes:
- the LOC141611571 gene encoding uncharacterized protein LOC141611571, with protein sequence MTNPFSNTKQIHKLLNKQMANCNDQISTQIKVISQCFVKPKCETEITKQPYLLGSCDLAFLPFEQIQKGLLFSTKPENVQSDLLETLKDAIANSLVYFYPLAGRFTTQEFPDENAKWVYVDCNKGPGAGLIHATVEETVSSVLSSVDVHPIVRSFFDLGEKSANYDGHTKPLLSVQVTELIDGIFIGFTMNHSLVDGTSQWHFINSLSEIFIQLSKSQKSESIPKISQNPVFKPYFPEGRGPILKLPMTHKVYVSITGSKDRLRERIFHFSFESIAKLKAMANEEAGVHNISSFQALSGFMWRSITRARNLEPELETCCGLAMNARPRFSPPLSDDYFANLILRQQSICKVGELLDKGLGWAAMLVHEIVVNLDDKKVRDYYETRAKVLCDGPSVSGTRPPFYSPNLVSIGGSARFNMYGPQFGLGKAEAVLAGYSSKQDGKITVSPGRDGGGSVDLEICLKPETMKVLELDGDFRSYVTLA encoded by the coding sequence ATGACAAACCCATTTTCAAACACCAAACAAATTCACAAGCTTCTCAACAAACAGATGGCCAACTGTAATGACCAAATTAGTACCCAAATCAAAGTAATTTCACAATGTTTTGTGAAACCCAAATGCGAAACTGAAATCACGAAACAACCTTACTTATTAGGCTCTTGTGATCTCGCATTCTTGCCTTTCGAACAAATACAAAAGGGCCTCCTCTTCTCAACTAAACCAGAAAATGTACAATCTGATCTATTAGAGACGCTTAAGGATGCTATCGCTAACTCCCTCGTCTACTTCTACCCTTTAGCTGGTCGATTCACGACTCAAGAGTTCCCCGATGAGAACGCTAAATGGGTCTACGTTGATTGCAACAAGGGTCCCGGCGCTGGCCTTATCCATGCCACCGTGGAGGAGACGGTGTCAAGTGTACTTTCGTCGGTCGATGTCCATCCTATCGTTAGATCGTTCTTTGATCTGGGTGAAAAATCAGCCAACTACGATGGACATACTAAACCTTTATTGTCGGTTCAAGTAACGGAGCTCATCGACGGGATTTTCATTGGGTTTACCATGAATCACTCTCTAGTTGACGGTACATCTCAATGGCATTTCATCAACTCATTGTCCGAAATATTCATTCAATTGAGTAAAAGTCAAAAAAGTGAGAGCATTCCAAAGATCTCTCAAAATCCTGTATTCAAGCCTTACTTTCCTGAGGGACGGGGTCCAATCCTCAAGTTGCCTATGACCCATAAGGTCTATGTATCCATAACAGGATCCAAGGATCGGTTACGAGAGCGAATATTCCATTTCTCGTTTGAGTCAATCGCTAAGCTCAAAGCGATGGCTAATGAAGAAGCCGGGGTTCATAACATCTCATCCTTTCAAGCATTGTCCGGGTTCATGTGGAGGTCCATAACACGTGCTAGAAATCTTGAGCCCGAACTCGAGACATGTTGTGGGTTAGCCATGAATGCGCGACCAAGGTTTAGCCCACCGCTCTCTGACGACTACTTTGCGAATTTGATCCTGAGACAACAAAGTATATGTAAAGTGGGTGAGCTTTTGGATAAGGGTCTTGGATGGGCTGCTATGTTAGTTCATGAAATTGTGGTTAATCTAGATGATAAAAAAGTTCGTGATTACTATGAAACGAGGGCCAAGGTGTTATGTGACGGTCCAAGTGTTTCGGGTACAAGACCTCCATTTTATAGTCCGAACTTGGTTTCGATAGGTGGGTCTGCAAGGTTCAATATGTATGGGCCTCAATTTGGGCTTGGTAAAGCGGAAGCAGTTTTAGCTGGGTATTCTAGTAAACAAGACGGGAAGATTACTGTGAGTCCAGGCCGCGACGGAGGTGGAAGCGTTGATTTAGAAATTTGTCTAAAACCTGAAACAATGAAGGTTCTTGAATTAGATGGAGACTTTAGGAGTTATGTGACACTGGCTTAG